The following proteins are encoded in a genomic region of Clostridiales bacterium:
- a CDS encoding extracellular solute-binding protein: MRKRVLKSIALVLMIIFISSGVSCSKKADNNSTKSGNTKDEYDKIPMEISAEIFDRGQVLPEEGSYEENRWTKYINENSGVKVTWVPVLRTQTEQKLNSLIAVGQAPDLMWDYGTNFLLTRINQNVIQPIDEYIEKYSTSYKAYIKAHPELLPYVTKNGKMYAVTSKRGIDVIANHGMVIRKDWLDELGLKMPTTDEELLKVAEAFKNNDPDGNGKNDTYGFAYNYNLDGIIQAFYNCINYQWYIENGKVKYGTTLDRYKEVLAFRKKLFEEGLIEKDPGKSYENEKQLWINGKAGIYMGGYAPPYYRDFKKNNPNAVVEPLESVSTKYGRNGLYQEPPANRLIVFNKNMKNPKAAVKLLDWMIDKGWFTIMFGVAGQNYKMVDGLPKAIDADKNQKELQYSTEYALINNWDPKPEAFKIMSADDPIAKEEADLKGRGIQVAMKNVFRRDIPYAPTFDDLLKGTNEKFQFSTSGIINKVITGGSQYTPEWGMEQIQATWKKQGGEKMEQLMQAWYEKNFKK, translated from the coding sequence ATGAGGAAAAGAGTTTTAAAAAGTATTGCATTGGTTCTGATGATAATATTCATTTCATCAGGAGTATCTTGTAGTAAAAAGGCTGATAATAATTCGACCAAGAGCGGTAATACAAAGGATGAGTATGATAAGATTCCAATGGAGATAAGTGCCGAGATATTCGATAGAGGCCAAGTGTTACCTGAGGAAGGGAGTTATGAGGAAAACAGATGGACAAAATATATTAATGAAAATTCAGGGGTTAAAGTGACTTGGGTACCTGTTTTGAGGACTCAAACAGAGCAAAAACTCAATTCTCTAATTGCAGTAGGGCAGGCTCCCGATCTTATGTGGGACTATGGTACGAATTTTTTGCTGACAAGGATCAATCAGAACGTTATTCAACCGATTGATGAGTATATTGAAAAATACAGTACTTCATATAAAGCATATATAAAAGCGCATCCTGAATTATTGCCCTATGTAACTAAAAATGGGAAAATGTATGCTGTTACGAGCAAGAGAGGTATAGATGTAATAGCAAACCATGGCATGGTAATCAGAAAGGATTGGCTTGATGAATTGGGATTAAAGATGCCGACAACCGATGAAGAACTTTTAAAGGTTGCAGAAGCATTTAAAAATAATGATCCAGATGGAAATGGCAAAAACGACACATATGGTTTTGCATATAACTATAACTTAGATGGTATAATACAGGCCTTTTATAATTGTATAAATTATCAATGGTATATCGAAAACGGAAAAGTCAAGTATGGAACAACTTTAGACAGATACAAGGAAGTGCTTGCATTCCGGAAAAAGCTGTTTGAAGAAGGCTTGATTGAAAAAGATCCGGGAAAGAGCTATGAAAATGAAAAACAGTTGTGGATCAATGGAAAAGCCGGTATATACATGGGTGGATATGCGCCACCTTATTACAGAGATTTCAAGAAGAATAATCCTAATGCTGTGGTGGAGCCGTTAGAATCAGTTTCTACGAAGTATGGCAGAAATGGTTTATATCAGGAGCCGCCTGCAAACAGGCTGATAGTTTTTAACAAGAACATGAAGAATCCCAAGGCTGCTGTAAAATTGCTGGACTGGATGATAGATAAAGGCTGGTTTACAATAATGTTCGGTGTTGCAGGCCAAAACTATAAAATGGTTGACGGATTACCGAAAGCCATAGATGCCGACAAAAACCAGAAGGAGTTGCAGTACAGCACGGAGTATGCATTAATAAATAACTGGGATCCGAAGCCGGAAGCATTCAAAATAATGTCCGCGGATGACCCGATTGCTAAAGAGGAAGCGGATTTAAAGGGAAGAGGCATTCAGGTGGCAATGAAGAATGTTTTCAGAAGGGATATACCGTATGCTCCGACATTTGACGATTTATTAAAAGGCACAAATGAAAAGTTCCAATTCAGCACAAGCGGTATCATAAACAAAGTCATTACAGGAGGAAGCCAGTATACTCCCGAGTGGGGAATGGAACAGATACAGGCAACATGGAAGAAGCAGGGCGGAGAAAAAATGGAGCAATTGATGCAGGCATGGTATGAAAAGAATTTTAAAAAATAG
- a CDS encoding oligogalacturonate lyase family protein, translating to MSKGQKHKNSLIKYTDEFTGKRVTKLTPERCVNHHQYFYNKMFTSDSNYLIYGSDRDGNRNLYKMNIINGDAVQLTEGNGINDFGSILSNDDKYLFFTRNNTIYKMNLDTLDEVPIYQEPKEWSSRTFDISDDNRFIAMTQIYKKDIIEGKGDWSSFEPQWRKKPLCRIVYFDIENNKGNVILEQNCWFGHPQIRPGNNDTILFCHEGPGNLIDARLWLINSDGSNRRCAREKSENELVTTHEFWLRDGSKFGFMYREKDQKTFLKFINPDTLEENTLMECSHYLHFISNREGSMITGDGDSFIYIIDVANKKEEKLCFHGSHWKSYGNTQDSHPHPCFTPDSMSVLFTSDKDGLPSIYKVDL from the coding sequence ATGTCTAAAGGACAGAAGCATAAAAATTCACTTATAAAATATACTGATGAATTTACTGGAAAGAGAGTTACAAAATTAACACCAGAAAGATGTGTAAACCATCATCAATATTTTTATAATAAAATGTTCACTTCCGATAGCAATTACCTTATATATGGTAGCGATAGAGATGGAAATAGAAACTTGTATAAGATGAATATTATAAATGGCGATGCAGTCCAGCTTACAGAAGGAAATGGTATAAATGATTTTGGAAGCATATTATCGAATGATGACAAATACCTTTTTTTCACACGCAATAATACTATATATAAAATGAATCTTGATACGCTTGATGAAGTGCCCATATATCAAGAACCTAAGGAGTGGTCGAGTAGAACCTTTGATATAAGCGATGACAATAGGTTTATAGCTATGACTCAAATATATAAAAAAGACATAATAGAAGGGAAAGGTGACTGGTCTTCATTCGAACCACAGTGGCGTAAAAAACCTTTATGCCGAATCGTATATTTTGATATAGAGAATAATAAAGGAAATGTTATCCTTGAACAAAATTGCTGGTTCGGGCATCCACAGATAAGGCCTGGGAATAATGATACAATATTGTTCTGTCATGAAGGCCCCGGAAATCTCATTGATGCAAGACTGTGGCTTATAAATTCGGATGGATCAAATCGCAGATGCGCAAGAGAAAAGTCTGAAAATGAACTGGTTACAACTCATGAATTCTGGTTAAGAGATGGTTCGAAATTTGGATTCATGTATCGGGAGAAAGATCAAAAAACATTTTTAAAGTTTATTAATCCTGATACCCTTGAAGAAAATACTTTGATGGAGTGTTCTCATTATTTGCATTTTATTTCCAATAGAGAAGGTAGCATGATAACAGGTGATGGCGATTCATTTATATATATAATTGATGTGGCAAATAAAAAAGAGGAAAAGCTTTGCTTTCATGGTTCTCACTGGAAATCATACGGCAATACCCAGGACAGCCATCCTCATCCGTGTTTTACTCCAGATAGCATGTCGGTATTGTTCACCTCCGATAAAGACGGACTGCCTTCAATATATAAAGTCGATTTATGA
- a CDS encoding extracellular solute-binding protein — translation MNNKMKKIFALMLCVGVLWSMQVHVKAVSDVPLKAKFTYGSGQEVPPEYYNSMKYQYYTYVLKSYEEKGYKVANSQTITIDEKSIKVPKGKNIRLEAGINGRKDPAFIWDKEMPWAEWNFDVSSEGLYEIELEYYMPPGSGNSAVRSIYIDGQVPFYESNNIKFNRMWHDKAEPVVNSIGDEVRPSQVEISGWRSTKLYDSSGFYSEPFKFYFKPGKHVVRLGYVDQTIIVGKFYIKPAETLPAYDEIKKQYKANGYKEGTKTVKIQAEKAVIEKSDPTIRRESNGDPSCEPASSINRKLNVIGDWRWRRGNQSITWKITVPEDGLYKIALRAGQWWKDGLSSFRQIAIDGKVPFKEMEEYEFVYNKNWRTEVLKDSSDNPYLFYLTKGDHAITMTAKMSYLAQIAQSINDDSLLLSNIIRDIIKITGDTPDPNYDYEFMEKIPNLRKDMETLTKNLQWKYDFLKEKSQKLPAMANNFTTIISQIKDMLKDPFTIAKRMNDLNSAQTSLSSWYLSLQDQPLVIDYFIIGAPEEKITNSGSNIFQKLRATFDTFLVSFKKDYDNVGSILDKKTKVNSVIDIWIARGTEWAELIKEMTDEDFTPETGIAINVNVLPSSQLNAGSVNALMLSIMSGKAPDVALGSASNSPVEFAIRDTVYDLSKFKDFKEVSKRFLPNIFIPYEYNGGIYALPETMDFTVMFYRKDIVSDLGIKLPNTREELYDHVLPVLYQNGLEFYYPVDFSQFIFQHGGSFYTMDKKKTGLDTPEAYMAFKECSELYTNYAIPIVANFYNRFRTGEMPMGIGNYGLYLQLSVAAPELAGRWGIALLPGIKKADGTIDRSNGGLAGQCDMIMKQSKHPEESWKFLDWWTSNTVQTRFAREIEATIGTEARWNTANMEAFENLSWNKEDIEVIEEQLKWAKETPNVLGGYFTGRHINNAWNRIVINGEPVRDSIEQAVEDINREMKMKQEEYGVSDNAK, via the coding sequence ATGAATAACAAAATGAAAAAGATTTTCGCCTTGATGCTGTGTGTTGGTGTTTTATGGTCGATGCAGGTACATGTTAAAGCAGTATCTGACGTACCCCTTAAGGCTAAATTTACATATGGTTCTGGGCAGGAAGTACCTCCGGAATATTACAATTCTATGAAATATCAATATTATACTTATGTCCTCAAAAGCTATGAGGAAAAAGGTTATAAGGTGGCAAATTCACAGACTATCACAATCGATGAAAAAAGTATTAAAGTCCCAAAGGGCAAAAATATAAGACTGGAAGCAGGTATCAATGGTAGAAAAGATCCTGCATTTATATGGGATAAAGAAATGCCATGGGCTGAATGGAATTTTGACGTAAGTTCGGAAGGTTTATATGAAATTGAATTAGAATATTATATGCCTCCAGGGTCCGGCAATTCGGCAGTAAGATCAATTTACATCGATGGGCAAGTGCCTTTCTATGAATCCAATAATATAAAGTTCAATCGTATGTGGCATGATAAAGCGGAACCTGTGGTAAATAGCATTGGAGATGAAGTAAGGCCAAGCCAGGTTGAAATTTCCGGTTGGAGAAGCACTAAATTATACGACAGCTCGGGTTTTTATTCCGAACCTTTCAAGTTCTATTTTAAACCCGGTAAACATGTAGTAAGGCTTGGATATGTCGATCAGACAATTATAGTAGGTAAATTTTATATAAAACCAGCCGAGACTTTACCTGCATATGACGAGATAAAAAAGCAATATAAGGCCAATGGGTATAAGGAAGGTACTAAAACAGTTAAAATTCAAGCTGAAAAGGCGGTTATAGAAAAAAGCGATCCGACAATCAGAAGGGAGAGCAACGGAGATCCCTCCTGTGAACCTGCTTCATCAATAAATAGAAAACTGAATGTCATAGGTGATTGGAGATGGAGGCGTGGGAACCAGTCAATAACGTGGAAAATAACTGTACCGGAAGATGGATTATACAAAATCGCTTTAAGAGCAGGACAGTGGTGGAAAGACGGGCTTTCTTCATTCAGGCAAATAGCGATTGATGGCAAAGTTCCCTTTAAGGAGATGGAGGAATACGAGTTTGTATATAACAAAAATTGGCGTACCGAGGTTCTAAAAGATTCATCAGACAACCCATATCTGTTTTATTTAACAAAGGGCGACCATGCTATTACAATGACTGCAAAAATGAGTTATCTTGCTCAGATTGCACAATCTATCAATGATGATTCGCTATTGCTCTCAAATATTATAAGGGACATTATAAAAATAACAGGCGATACGCCTGACCCTAACTACGATTATGAGTTTATGGAGAAGATACCTAATCTACGGAAAGACATGGAGACTTTAACAAAGAACCTGCAGTGGAAATATGATTTTCTCAAGGAGAAGTCCCAAAAACTTCCGGCAATGGCAAATAACTTTACTACGATTATAAGCCAGATTAAAGATATGCTTAAGGACCCTTTTACAATAGCAAAAAGGATGAATGATTTAAACAGCGCTCAAACTAGCCTGAGTTCGTGGTATTTGAGCCTTCAGGATCAACCTTTGGTAATTGATTACTTTATTATCGGCGCACCTGAAGAGAAAATAACAAATTCCGGTTCAAATATATTTCAAAAGTTAAGAGCCACTTTTGATACATTTCTGGTATCTTTTAAGAAAGATTACGATAATGTAGGCAGTATATTGGACAAAAAGACAAAGGTCAATTCCGTAATAGACATATGGATTGCAAGAGGCACTGAATGGGCAGAGCTTATTAAAGAGATGACGGATGAGGATTTTACACCTGAGACAGGAATTGCCATTAATGTAAATGTTCTGCCGTCCTCGCAGCTTAATGCGGGCAGTGTAAATGCGCTTATGCTTTCTATTATGTCCGGGAAGGCTCCTGATGTTGCCCTTGGGAGTGCAAGCAACTCTCCAGTGGAATTTGCAATAAGGGATACTGTATATGATTTATCGAAATTCAAGGATTTCAAAGAGGTCTCAAAGAGATTCCTGCCAAATATTTTTATACCCTATGAATATAATGGAGGAATTTACGCATTACCGGAGACGATGGATTTTACTGTAATGTTTTACAGGAAAGATATAGTAAGCGATCTTGGGATAAAGCTTCCCAATACAAGAGAAGAATTATATGATCATGTTCTTCCGGTTTTATATCAAAACGGGCTCGAATTTTATTATCCTGTAGATTTTTCTCAGTTTATATTCCAGCATGGCGGTAGTTTTTATACGATGGATAAGAAAAAAACCGGATTGGATACTCCAGAGGCTTATATGGCATTTAAGGAATGCTCTGAATTGTATACTAATTATGCTATACCTATAGTCGCAAATTTTTATAATCGTTTCAGGACGGGAGAAATGCCAATGGGCATAGGTAACTACGGTCTTTATCTGCAGCTTTCCGTTGCAGCGCCGGAGCTCGCCGGACGCTGGGGTATCGCACTGCTACCAGGCATTAAAAAGGCAGATGGAACAATCGATAGGTCAAATGGCGGGCTTGCAGGCCAGTGCGATATGATTATGAAGCAATCAAAGCATCCTGAAGAATCGTGGAAATTTCTGGACTGGTGGACAAGCAATACTGTGCAGACAAGGTTCGCAAGAGAAATAGAAGCCACGATAGGTACAGAAGCAAGATGGAATACTGCCAATATGGAAGCCTTTGAAAATCTATCCTGGAATAAAGAGGACATTGAGGTTATCGAGGAACAATTGAAATGGGCAAAAGAGACTCCAAATGTGCTTGGTGGATATTTTACAGGCCGTCACATAAATAACGCATGGAACAGGATCGTAATAAATGGGGAGCCTGTAAGGGATTCAATCGAACAAGCTGTTGAAGATATAAACAGAGAGATGAAGATGAAGCAGGAAGAATACGGAGTTTCAGATAATGCAAAATAA
- a CDS encoding sugar ABC transporter permease — MKSKFKKWWKKYYVGYLFLLPFVVLFVIFVIIPVLVALGTSFTNYNMLQRPKWIGLTNYKLLFLDDDVFLIALKNTFVFACITGPIGYFMSLFAAWVINQLRFRKGFALAFYAPSITSGVAMSVVWLYFFSGDRYGLINNILINFGIIKEPILWTMDAKYIMPVIIVISIWMSMGTGFLVFLAGLQNIPKELYEAGAIDGIKNKFQELVYITLPMMKPQLLFGAINSVVGSFGVFDIAVSVAGMPSPNYAAHTIVAHLYDYAFIRFEMGYASAISMVLFCITFVFGRLLMKLLSSKDM, encoded by the coding sequence ATGAAATCGAAATTTAAAAAATGGTGGAAAAAATATTATGTTGGTTATTTATTCCTACTTCCTTTTGTAGTACTATTTGTAATTTTTGTAATAATACCTGTGCTTGTAGCACTGGGCACCAGTTTTACGAATTATAATATGCTTCAGCGTCCAAAATGGATAGGGCTTACCAATTATAAGCTGCTTTTTCTGGATGATGACGTATTTTTAATCGCACTTAAAAATACATTTGTTTTTGCATGCATCACGGGGCCTATAGGATACTTTATGTCGCTTTTTGCAGCATGGGTTATAAACCAGCTCAGGTTTCGTAAGGGCTTTGCCCTTGCATTCTATGCACCGTCCATTACAAGCGGTGTCGCGATGTCTGTCGTCTGGCTGTATTTTTTTTCAGGCGACCGCTATGGGCTCATAAATAATATATTGATAAATTTTGGGATTATTAAGGAGCCGATACTCTGGACAATGGATGCAAAATACATTATGCCTGTAATAATAGTTATATCCATCTGGATGAGCATGGGTACCGGTTTTTTGGTTTTTCTGGCGGGCCTTCAAAATATACCGAAGGAGCTTTATGAGGCAGGAGCTATTGACGGAATAAAAAACAAGTTCCAGGAACTTGTTTATATTACTCTTCCCATGATGAAACCCCAGCTGTTGTTTGGAGCAATCAATTCTGTAGTAGGTTCCTTTGGTGTATTCGATATTGCAGTATCTGTTGCGGGGATGCCAAGTCCCAATTATGCCGCCCACACGATAGTTGCCCACCTGTATGACTACGCATTTATAAGATTTGAAATGGGATATGCATCGGCAATTTCAATGGTCTTATTCTGTATAACATTTGTATTCGGACGTTTGCTAATGAAATTATTGTCTTCGAAGGATATGTAA
- a CDS encoding carbohydrate ABC transporter permease: MLEKNLSAELKTFEKQPELRVRRISFRKITFGKIIVYILMLLLVLFTALPLIYVINTAFKPLDELFLFPPRYFVRKPTTQNFHDLLLSLSSSTVPFSRYAFNSLFITVTVVFCTVIVSSMGAYGLVKHNPPGSKVLFTFIVGALMFSNHVTQIPRYMVVNYLGLINKYGALIIPNIAVAYNFFLMKQFIEQFPNELLESARIDGANEWAVFWKIAMPSLTPAWSTLVVFSFVSNWNDYFSPLIFITSQAMKTLPLALQTIAGGPAAMSIGRAGAVSAATFLMTIPTIIIFTFMQSKVMETMMYSGIKA, encoded by the coding sequence ATGCTCGAGAAAAATTTAAGCGCGGAGTTAAAAACATTTGAAAAGCAGCCTGAACTAAGAGTAAGAAGGATAAGTTTCAGAAAGATTACTTTTGGAAAGATAATAGTATATATATTAATGTTGCTTTTAGTATTATTTACCGCGCTTCCGCTTATATACGTGATAAATACAGCTTTTAAGCCGTTAGATGAATTGTTCTTATTTCCACCAAGGTATTTTGTAAGAAAGCCTACTACACAGAATTTCCATGATCTTCTGTTATCCCTCAGCAGTTCAACCGTTCCTTTTTCAAGATATGCATTCAACAGTTTGTTTATAACAGTTACAGTTGTATTTTGCACGGTAATAGTTTCTTCAATGGGTGCATATGGCCTGGTAAAGCATAATCCACCAGGTTCGAAGGTTTTGTTTACGTTTATAGTAGGTGCGCTTATGTTTTCAAACCATGTTACACAGATACCAAGGTATATGGTGGTAAATTATTTAGGACTTATAAACAAATATGGGGCCTTGATAATTCCGAATATAGCAGTAGCTTATAATTTTTTTCTTATGAAGCAATTTATTGAACAATTTCCAAATGAACTATTGGAGTCGGCAAGAATCGACGGGGCCAACGAATGGGCTGTATTCTGGAAAATAGCCATGCCATCTCTAACTCCGGCATGGTCGACTTTAGTGGTTTTTTCATTTGTATCAAATTGGAACGATTATTTTTCACCATTGATATTTATAACGAGCCAGGCGATGAAAACGCTTCCTCTTGCCCTTCAGACTATTGCCGGAGGACCTGCCGCCATGTCCATAGGGAGAGCAGGAGCCGTATCTGCTGCGACATTTTTAATGACAATACCTACAATAATAATTTTTACATTTATGCAGTCGAAAGTTATGGAAACTATGATGTATTCCGGAATAAAAGCATAA
- a CDS encoding YIP1 family protein, translating into MIMSKWHKKGNRILAALLIAVIFILSAAISEKQAFAAESEDYILDGTVRVPIPKTYVLKKVINNIGSAGKETGYLKKPGDIFINSQGYIFITDTGNNRIIKMTKEGTTLNIFKGPKQKPLNSPGGVFADDDGNMYIADTGNGRIVHLSAGGEFVEEFVKPDSNLFESTFTFQPTKVCISPTGYIYSIGNQSVMLMDAYNRFRGFWGQTNVGFNIVEALVRKFASNQQKKYIVKRNPAAFINIAMDEQGMTYVTTADATEGEIKKLNSVGENIYRKYGSVSNSLNLFNLDFLTKMNMTDKTFVYGERFDDDGKPIKPYFVDLAVDKAGNVSAIERNTCKIYQYDQEGNLLTVFGGKGDQKGSFDLPSSIAVDNDGNIYELDMSKNNIQIFEPTDFIKLVHQAVKMYSEGNYDAAYNVWNKVLKIDENYDMAHTGIAKTFYKQKRYKESMQEYVYANDRNGYSMAYTKYRHDIFRQYFGLIVLGIISVIIFFSLAIKFLKKMARNALTEFRMLNPNRMRLANLFKLSIATLFHPIEAFDYVKSSRHKLNYMPSIIILLLVVAVRIFYIYTVHYPLADIDIKDANIVLEVVKLILPIITWVVASFAITAILDGESTFGEIFVVTSFCMIPYLLINIPLPVLSNVFARSESTLYGFILNATNIWILILIFLSVKNMNNFSIGKTIGVCILSVATMALLWAITLLIFVLVGELYLFILGLVREVQMILL; encoded by the coding sequence ATGATAATGTCTAAATGGCATAAAAAAGGCAATAGGATACTGGCGGCATTGCTTATAGCGGTTATCTTCATATTATCTGCAGCAATATCTGAAAAGCAGGCATTTGCGGCAGAAAGCGAGGATTATATTCTGGACGGTACGGTTAGAGTACCGATACCCAAGACATATGTTCTGAAAAAGGTTATAAATAATATCGGAAGCGCAGGAAAAGAAACGGGATATTTAAAAAAACCGGGTGATATTTTTATAAACAGTCAGGGATATATTTTTATAACTGATACCGGAAATAACAGGATTATTAAGATGACAAAAGAAGGTACGACTTTAAATATATTCAAAGGACCAAAGCAGAAGCCATTGAATTCGCCAGGCGGCGTATTTGCGGATGATGACGGCAATATGTATATCGCAGATACGGGGAATGGAAGGATAGTACATCTGTCGGCAGGTGGGGAGTTTGTCGAAGAATTTGTCAAACCTGATTCCAATTTGTTTGAAAGCACATTCACTTTTCAGCCGACAAAAGTTTGTATAAGCCCTACGGGCTATATTTATTCCATAGGGAACCAGTCGGTAATGCTGATGGACGCATATAATAGATTCAGAGGTTTTTGGGGACAGACCAATGTAGGTTTTAACATCGTAGAAGCGCTTGTTAGAAAATTTGCATCGAATCAGCAGAAAAAATACATAGTTAAAAGGAATCCGGCTGCATTTATTAATATCGCAATGGATGAACAAGGTATGACTTATGTGACAACCGCTGATGCTACTGAGGGAGAGATCAAAAAATTAAATTCGGTTGGTGAGAACATATATAGAAAATATGGTTCCGTTAGTAATAGCTTGAACTTATTTAATCTTGATTTTCTGACAAAAATGAATATGACTGATAAAACTTTTGTATACGGAGAACGCTTTGACGATGATGGAAAGCCGATAAAACCATATTTCGTGGATCTTGCCGTAGATAAAGCTGGTAACGTAAGTGCTATAGAAAGAAATACATGCAAGATATATCAATACGATCAGGAAGGTAACCTACTTACAGTATTTGGGGGCAAAGGTGACCAGAAAGGATCATTCGATCTGCCGTCTTCGATAGCCGTAGATAATGATGGAAATATTTACGAACTTGACATGTCCAAAAATAATATACAGATATTCGAACCGACAGATTTTATAAAACTGGTTCATCAGGCTGTAAAGATGTATTCTGAGGGCAATTATGACGCAGCATATAATGTTTGGAACAAGGTTTTGAAAATCGATGAAAATTATGACATGGCGCATACAGGTATTGCAAAGACATTTTACAAACAGAAGCGTTACAAAGAATCGATGCAGGAATATGTTTATGCAAATGACAGGAACGGATATTCCATGGCATATACCAAATACCGGCACGATATCTTCAGGCAATATTTTGGGCTGATAGTTCTGGGGATTATTTCAGTAATAATTTTTTTCAGCCTGGCAATAAAATTTTTGAAGAAAATGGCACGTAATGCTTTGACGGAATTCAGAATGCTCAATCCAAACCGTATGAGACTTGCCAATTTATTCAAATTATCAATAGCAACTTTATTTCATCCGATTGAGGCATTTGATTATGTAAAAAGCAGCAGGCATAAATTGAATTATATGCCGAGCATTATCATATTGCTGTTGGTCGTTGCAGTAAGGATTTTCTATATTTATACGGTGCATTACCCTCTTGCGGATATAGACATAAAAGATGCAAACATTGTACTCGAAGTGGTTAAACTCATTCTGCCAATAATCACCTGGGTGGTAGCAAGCTTTGCAATAACGGCAATTTTGGACGGGGAATCGACATTTGGTGAAATTTTTGTAGTTACATCCTTTTGCATGATACCTTATTTATTGATCAATATTCCCCTTCCTGTTTTATCAAATGTTTTTGCGAGAAGTGAATCCACGCTTTATGGTTTTATTTTGAATGCAACAAATATCTGGATTTTAATATTGATATTTTTGAGCGTAAAGAATATGAACAACTTTAGCATAGGTAAAACAATAGGTGTATGCATTCTGAGCGTAGCGACAATGGCTCTTTTATGGGCTATTACATTACTTATTTTTGTACTGGTGGGAGAACTGTATTTGTTTATTTTAGGATTGGTACGTGAAGTCCAGATGATACTGCTTTAA